GGGATACGAGAAGGTGGGAATGGCTAACGAGTTTTATTTTTTGGTTTTTATTTATTGGGTATAAATATTACGAATATTTATGGAAACTGATTCATAAATCGCTGTTGTTTTTATTTCTTGGTCTTGTCATTCTCGCCGTTACAATTTATTTTGAAAAGAGAATGGCCAAGACAGAAGATAAACTTCCACGCTTCAAACAAAAGTGGGCACTCATTCTGGCTGTTGTGTTACTGCAAGTCGGATTTGTCACCTATCAATCCATCACAAATGAAACGTTGTTAAAAGAAGGAACATTAATTAAAGTAAAGCTCGTACCTGTTGACCCACGCTCCTTGCTTCAAGGGGATTACGTCACGTTACGATATGACATTTCAACCATTCCTGACCTGGATGATCCTTCAACTTGGAATGAGAAAGTGAAAATCGTCCTTCGAGAAAATGAAGATAATCTTTATGACTATGCGGGCTACGTTTACGAAAATGGAGAATGGAACCGCCCTTACGAAAAACAGCCTGGTGATGTCATCATAAACGGGAAAATGAACGGTCCGGGCGAAGTGATTTATGGAACAGAAAGCTATTTCGTTCCTGAAGGAGAAGGAATGAAGTTGCAAAATGAAGCAGAATTCGCCTACCTTCGTGTAGGAAAAAAGGGAGATGCGCTGCTGCAAAGTGTGGAATAGGGAAACAATTTCCCCATTCTTAAATGCTTAAAGACTGCGTCCGAGATAGAAATAGAAAAGCCCCTCCCGCGAGGTAAAATAACCTTGCTGACAGGGGTTATTTTTCATAACATAATAGATTACCACGCTGCAACGATACCATCCGTACGATGTTCTGTTCCACCTGTAAGGACACCTGTTTCCGGATCGCGCCAAATAATTTGTCCGCGACCGAAGCTATACGGTTCAAGAGCAATACGAACATCATGGCCGCGATCTTTGAGCGCAAGAGCAATGTGGTTTGGTACAGAATGTTCCAACTCCACCGTTTTGCCTTCCACCCATTTCCAGCGAGGTGCGTCTAATGATGCTTGTGGATTTAAATCGAAATCAATTTTATTCATAACCACTTGCAAATGGCCTTGAGGCTGCATAAATCCACCCATGACACCGAACGGACCAACCGCAACATTGTCTTTCGTCAAGAAGCCAGGAATGATGGTATGATAAGGTCTTTTCCTAGGTTCCAGCGCATTGTCATGATTCGGATCAAAGGAGAAACTGTGTCCCCGGTTTTGCAGGCTGATTCCTGTTCCAGGTACAACAAGCCCCGAACCAAATTCAATGTAATTGCTTTGGATATAGGAGACCATATTTCCTTCACTATCTGCCGTCGCGAGATACACCGTACCACCTTTAGGCGGCTTCCCTGCTTCAGGCATTAATGCTTCCTCGCCTATTAAACGACGTCTTTGCGCAGCGTACTCTTTCGAAAGCAACCCATTAATATCTTGAGACATATACCTGCTGTCGGCAATGTATTTTCCTCCATCTGCAAATGCCAATTTCATTGCTTCAATTTGTTTGTGATACGTATCCACGCTGTCTTTCACAGGAAAATCAAAGCCTTCCAAAATATTCAGCGCCTGCAAAGCGACGAGCCCTTGGCCGTTTGGAGGAATTTCCCATACATCATAGCCGCGATAATTGACATTGATCGGATCAACCCATTCAGGGTAATATTCTGCTAAATCATCGGCAGTGAGATAACCGTTATGTTCCTTGGAAAATTTAGCAATTTTCTCCGCTAGTTCGTCTCTGTAAAACGATTCGGCATTCGTTTCAGCAATCGATCGTAAAGTAGAAGCATGTCCCGGAGACGCCCAAACCTCGCCAATTTCAGGGGCACGGCCATTTGGAGCGAAAGTTTCAAACCAGCTTTCAAACTCTTCCCCGTCCAATAATTGTTTGAACCTGCGATATTCCTGCTTCCATACTCTAGCAAGCGTTCTTGAAAGTGGGTAACCGTTCTCGGCATAATCAATCGCCGGTTTCAACACTTCGGTTAAAGGCAGCTTCCCAAAACGCTTTGACAATGCCGCCCATGCTGACGGCAAGCCTGGAACAGTAACAGGAGCCCAGCCTGTTTCAGGTATCTCATCATAACCCGCTTCTTTTAACTTATCGATACTAATATTTTTCGGCGCAAAACCACTTGCATTCAACCCGTGAAGATCCCCTTTTACCCAAACGAGAGCAAATGCGTCACCGCCAATCCCATTTGATGTCGGTTCAACAACTGTTAAACAAGCAGCCGTTGCAATTGCAGCATCAATGGCATTACCGCCTTTTTTTAGGATATCAAGCCCTGCCTGTGCAGCTAAAGGCTGCGACGTTGCAACCATACCGTTTTTGGCATATGTACTATGTCTTGCTGATGGGTAAGGATGATACGCTGAGTAATTAGCCAATTTGTTAGTTCCTCCTTAATTTCAGTATTCATTTTGTCATTATATCACAAAAAATTATTTCGGATTGCAAGTTAATCCTTATTCTGACTTTCATTATAACATTTTTTTATTTTTTTGACCTTATGAAATTAAGGAAATCTTTTTCGTTAACAAATGGAGGAAAAAATTGTTTAATGTTATGCTAAAAAGGGTACTCTACATTACAGAGGTCAGAAATCAGAGGCCAGATTAGTTGAAATTGGCGAAAAAGACCGATTTCACTTTTGCATTTTAAAAAATTTTGGGAAAGGGAGTATTTGAATGGAAAAAGAGATGCAAGATTTAATCGATGGTTTAAATGAGGACTTAGCGAACGAATACGCAGCAGCAATACAGTACACTTACTACGCGGCAACAGTAAATGGGTTAT
This genomic interval from Pueribacillus theae contains the following:
- a CDS encoding gamma-glutamyltransferase family protein codes for the protein MVATSQPLAAQAGLDILKKGGNAIDAAIATAACLTVVEPTSNGIGGDAFALVWVKGDLHGLNASGFAPKNISIDKLKEAGYDEIPETGWAPVTVPGLPSAWAALSKRFGKLPLTEVLKPAIDYAENGYPLSRTLARVWKQEYRRFKQLLDGEEFESWFETFAPNGRAPEIGEVWASPGHASTLRSIAETNAESFYRDELAEKIAKFSKEHNGYLTADDLAEYYPEWVDPINVNYRGYDVWEIPPNGQGLVALQALNILEGFDFPVKDSVDTYHKQIEAMKLAFADGGKYIADSRYMSQDINGLLSKEYAAQRRRLIGEEALMPEAGKPPKGGTVYLATADSEGNMVSYIQSNYIEFGSGLVVPGTGISLQNRGHSFSFDPNHDNALEPRKRPYHTIIPGFLTKDNVAVGPFGVMGGFMQPQGHLQVVMNKIDFDLNPQASLDAPRWKWVEGKTVELEHSVPNHIALALKDRGHDVRIALEPYSFGRGQIIWRDPETGVLTGGTEHRTDGIVAAW